In Paraflavitalea devenefica, the following are encoded in one genomic region:
- the porV gene encoding type IX secretion system outer membrane channel protein PorV, whose protein sequence is MKRKTFKLTAALFLMAGLNSLTAQTDSINVVTTAVPFLRISPDARAGGMGDLGVATSADANSAFWNLAKTPFAEKNFSIGLTYTPWLKDLGLNDVYLLALAGYYKLDELQAMSASVRYFSLGNIQFTNGNGDYWGDGRPREFGVDVGYSRKLSDKIGLGIALRYINSNLAAGAPSTGTAYKAGSTFAGDVSFFYSGVRPSGNGWNFGAVLSNLGGKVGYTNDAQQRDYIPANLSIGTTYTAQIDETNKIQFGLDLHKLLVPTPPKFTGDIPTDSALTVKYRDKSVVNSWFSSFGDAPGGFSEELREFQVSVGAEYGYNDQFFVRAGYFYEDKNKGNRKYFTVGLGLKYNVFGLNFSYLVPSGSGVNRNPLSNTLRFGLVFDLDDTGSSTSPTQ, encoded by the coding sequence ATGAAACGAAAGACCTTTAAACTGACTGCTGCTTTATTTTTAATGGCGGGGTTGAATTCATTGACTGCTCAAACTGACTCTATTAATGTGGTCACTACAGCCGTACCTTTTCTGAGGATTTCCCCCGATGCAAGGGCCGGCGGCATGGGAGATCTTGGTGTAGCTACTTCAGCCGATGCCAACTCAGCTTTTTGGAATCTCGCTAAAACGCCCTTTGCTGAAAAGAATTTCAGCATTGGCTTAACCTACACGCCCTGGTTGAAAGACCTGGGACTTAATGATGTATACCTGCTGGCATTAGCCGGTTATTATAAACTGGATGAGTTGCAAGCGATGTCTGCATCCGTCAGGTATTTCAGTCTCGGTAATATTCAATTTACGAATGGTAATGGCGATTATTGGGGCGATGGACGTCCACGTGAATTTGGTGTAGATGTGGGTTATTCCCGTAAATTATCTGATAAGATAGGTCTTGGTATAGCGTTGCGCTATATTAATTCCAACCTGGCGGCCGGCGCACCTTCTACCGGAACTGCTTACAAAGCGGGCAGTACTTTCGCTGGTGATGTTTCCTTCTTCTATTCTGGTGTACGCCCTTCGGGCAATGGCTGGAACTTCGGTGCTGTGCTCAGTAACCTCGGCGGTAAAGTAGGTTATACCAACGATGCTCAGCAAAGGGATTATATTCCTGCCAACCTTAGCATTGGTACTACTTATACTGCACAGATTGATGAAACCAATAAGATCCAGTTCGGTCTTGACCTGCATAAACTGCTGGTGCCTACACCGCCTAAATTTACTGGTGATATCCCTACCGATTCAGCACTCACTGTTAAATACAGGGATAAGAGTGTTGTAAATAGCTGGTTCAGTTCTTTTGGCGATGCGCCCGGGGGCTTCAGTGAAGAACTGAGGGAATTCCAGGTATCTGTTGGTGCTGAGTATGGTTATAATGACCAGTTCTTTGTTCGTGCGGGTTATTTCTACGAGGACAAGAACAAGGGTAACCGCAAATATTTTACTGTAGGTCTGGGCCTTAAATACAATGTATTTGGTCTTAACTTCTCTTACCTGGTGCCTTCGGGTTCTGGCGTGAACAGGAACCCCCTGTCCAATACCCTCCGCTTCGGTTTGGTATTTGACCTGGATGATACCGGAAGCAGCACTTCTCCCACTCAATAA
- the ispF gene encoding 2-C-methyl-D-erythritol 2,4-cyclodiphosphate synthase has protein sequence MYRIGFGIDFHQLVAGRQLWIGGVNIPHHKGALGHSDADVLLHAICDALLGALALGDIGIHFPNTDPAYKDIDSKILLQHTYTLIKAKNYRVVNVDSSICLEAPKIKKYSGEMRKVIASILEITEEDVSVKATTTEQMGFVGREEGLVAYANVLLQKI, from the coding sequence ATGTATCGCATAGGCTTTGGCATAGATTTTCATCAATTGGTAGCAGGCAGGCAATTATGGATTGGTGGTGTAAACATTCCTCATCATAAAGGCGCTTTGGGGCATAGTGATGCAGATGTGTTGCTGCATGCCATTTGTGATGCCTTGCTGGGTGCGTTGGCCCTGGGTGATATTGGTATACATTTCCCCAATACTGATCCTGCTTACAAGGATATTGACAGTAAAATACTGCTGCAGCATACGTATACACTCATTAAAGCAAAAAACTACCGGGTGGTAAATGTTGATTCCTCCATCTGCCTGGAGGCGCCCAAGATCAAAAAATATTCCGGGGAAATGCGTAAAGTGATTGCTTCCATTCTGGAAATTACAGAAGAAGATGTATCTGTAAAGGCTACTACTACAGAACAGATGGGATTTGTAGGACGGGAGGAGGGGCTGGTGGCTTATGCTAATGTGCTCCTGCAAAAAATCTAA
- the dut gene encoding dUTP diphosphatase — protein MSKIHVKIINQSSNPLPEYSTEGSAGMDLRANLEAPVVLKSLERSLIPTGLFIELPEGYEAQVRPRSGLAIKQGLTCLNSPGTIDADYRGEIKVILINLSQEPQTIQHGDRIAQMVVHSVGQVAWIPVTSIAVTQRNEGGFGHTGKS, from the coding sequence ATGTCAAAAATTCATGTAAAGATTATCAATCAATCGTCTAATCCTTTACCCGAGTACAGCACTGAAGGGTCAGCGGGTATGGACCTGCGCGCCAATCTCGAAGCGCCGGTAGTATTAAAATCGCTGGAACGTTCTTTGATACCTACCGGGTTATTCATTGAATTGCCGGAGGGCTATGAAGCGCAGGTGAGGCCACGGAGCGGATTGGCTATCAAACAGGGACTTACCTGTTTAAATTCGCCTGGTACCATAGATGCCGACTACCGGGGGGAGATTAAGGTTATACTCATCAACCTGTCGCAGGAACCGCAAACCATTCAGCATGGCGACCGTATTGCACAAATGGTAGTACACAGCGTGGGCCAGGTAGCATGGATACCCGTTACCAGTATCGCGGTTACTCAACGCAACGAAGGTGGCTTTGGTCACACCGGCAAATCCTGA
- a CDS encoding DUF4292 domain-containing protein — MRYFHWLLAPLILVIGINVSSCRSAKKIQTAITKKDTAVVVPVIDRKADSTQFIQQVYNAVQNNRIINFRTMSAKVKVEYKGADGKKPDFTANVKLQKDSIIWISINSILGEALRAMVTKDSVKVLYKMDRMAQLRSIEYLQEVTKIPFSFTELQDLLMGNPIYLDSNIVSYKNEEKTVSLISVGTLFKHLLTVSRGDYTPQHSKLDDIDVIRARTCDITYGDYETKNGINFSKYRKIVVSEKSKLEIELQFKQFEFNEQLSFPFNIPKNYKRQ; from the coding sequence ATGAGATATTTTCATTGGTTATTGGCTCCTCTTATCCTGGTGATTGGTATTAACGTAAGTAGCTGCCGTTCGGCCAAAAAGATCCAGACGGCCATTACAAAAAAAGATACTGCCGTAGTAGTACCGGTGATTGACCGTAAGGCCGATTCCACCCAATTCATTCAGCAGGTATACAATGCTGTACAGAACAACCGTATCATCAACTTCCGCACTATGTCGGCTAAGGTGAAGGTGGAATACAAAGGCGCCGATGGTAAAAAGCCCGATTTCACGGCTAACGTGAAACTTCAAAAGGACAGTATTATCTGGATCAGTATCAATTCCATACTGGGCGAGGCGCTACGGGCCATGGTAACAAAAGATAGTGTGAAGGTGTTATATAAAATGGACAGAATGGCGCAATTGAGGTCTATCGAGTACCTCCAGGAAGTAACCAAAATACCCTTCTCTTTTACAGAGTTGCAGGATTTGCTCATGGGCAACCCTATCTACCTCGATAGCAATATTGTGTCTTATAAGAACGAGGAAAAAACGGTTTCCCTCATCAGTGTAGGCACCCTGTTTAAGCATTTGTTAACAGTTTCCCGGGGCGACTATACGCCACAACACAGTAAGCTGGACGATATAGATGTGATCCGGGCCCGTACCTGTGACATCACTTATGGGGATTATGAAACCAAAAATGGCATTAATTTCTCTAAATACCGGAAAATCGTAGTGTCTGAGAAGTCTAAGTTGGAGATCGAACTGCAGTTCAAGCAATTTGAATTTAACGAACAATTAAGCTTCCCATTCAATATCCCGAAAAATTATAAACGTCAATAA
- a CDS encoding murein hydrolase activator EnvC family protein: MLKTLFSCLLVLAFSGSLLAQTSDDLKKKQAEIQQEIDDLKQSLNDTKKNKKAGLGQLSMIKKKLRLREQAINNINDQINVIQGNISQSRNEISRLKLELDTLKAQYEKSVVYAYKNRSNYDFLNFIFSAANFNDALKRIEYLKSYRQYREQQATSIKSTQLLLQGKISSLESTQKRKSDALQEQEKEKVVLVEERKEKDEIVNKLKARERELTKELTDKQRADKKLRDGIMAAIRRETEKARAEALRREKEAAAAAKKAAANNAASNPNTAANAPAKTTAAKPKSVFAATPEGELISDNFEKNRGKLPWPIDKGQIKIHFGPYKIPELKITGNNPGLTLETDEGAAVKAVFDGEVISVFEVDGTSAVFVRHGKYFTTYSNLNGVSVSRNQHVKAGQVLGKAASNGEGNGEIEFVLMQDTRNLDPEPWIRRR; this comes from the coding sequence ATGCTCAAAACATTATTTTCCTGTTTACTGGTACTTGCTTTTTCCGGCTCCCTGCTGGCTCAAACCAGTGATGACCTGAAGAAGAAACAGGCTGAGATTCAACAAGAAATAGATGATTTGAAGCAGTCGCTGAATGATACCAAAAAGAATAAAAAGGCCGGCCTTGGTCAGCTATCCATGATCAAGAAAAAACTGCGTCTCCGGGAGCAGGCCATCAACAACATCAATGACCAGATCAACGTGATCCAGGGTAATATCAGTCAGTCGCGTAACGAAATTTCCCGCCTCAAGCTGGAGCTGGATACCCTGAAAGCCCAGTATGAAAAAAGTGTGGTATATGCCTACAAGAACCGCAGCAATTACGACTTCCTGAACTTTATATTCTCTGCCGCCAACTTTAATGATGCCCTCAAAAGGATAGAGTACCTCAAATCGTACCGTCAGTATCGTGAGCAGCAGGCTACTTCCATAAAAAGCACCCAACTGCTTTTGCAGGGGAAGATATCCAGCCTGGAAAGTACCCAAAAGCGTAAAAGTGATGCCTTGCAGGAACAGGAAAAAGAAAAAGTAGTACTGGTAGAAGAGCGCAAGGAAAAAGATGAGATCGTTAACAAGCTCAAAGCCCGTGAACGGGAGTTAACAAAAGAACTGACCGATAAGCAGCGTGCAGATAAGAAATTACGTGATGGTATCATGGCCGCTATCCGCCGCGAAACGGAAAAAGCGCGGGCAGAGGCATTGCGCCGGGAGAAAGAAGCAGCAGCGGCTGCTAAGAAAGCGGCAGCCAACAATGCAGCTTCGAACCCCAATACAGCAGCCAACGCACCTGCAAAAACTACTGCTGCCAAACCTAAAAGTGTATTTGCAGCAACGCCCGAGGGAGAGCTCATCTCTGATAACTTCGAAAAGAACCGTGGTAAATTGCCCTGGCCTATAGATAAGGGACAGATCAAGATCCATTTTGGCCCTTATAAGATCCCTGAATTAAAAATTACCGGTAACAATCCGGGCCTTACCCTGGAAACAGACGAAGGCGCTGCTGTAAAGGCTGTTTTCGACGGAGAAGTGATCTCTGTATTTGAAGTGGATGGGACCAGCGCTGTCTTTGTGCGTCATGGTAAGTATTTTACTACCTACAGTAACCTGAATGGAGTAAGCGTATCCAGAAATCAGCATGTGAAGGCCGGCCAGGTATTGGGCAAGGCGGCTTCCAATGGTGAAGGCAACGGTGAAATTGAATTTGTATTAATGCAGGATACCCGTAACCTCGATCCGGAACCCTGGATCAGAAGGCGGTAA
- the bshA gene encoding N-acetyl-alpha-D-glucosaminyl L-malate synthase BshA has translation MRIGIVCYPTFGGSGVLATELGKALADKDHQVHFITYQQPVRLSEFHANIFYHEVRVPHYPLFDYPPYETALASTMVDVIVNSNIDLLHVHYAIPHASAAYMAKMILEKQGKRIPVITTLHGTDITLVGKDKTFAPVVTFSINESDAITAVSNNLRDETYKNFQIEKEIEVIQNFVDVKRFNKKPIDAFRRVIAPNGEKILLHASNFRKLKRVQDVVMIFAETVKKVPSKLLFVGDGPERPAAESLCRELGICDETRFVGKQEQMEDILAIADLFLLTSDYESFGLAALEAMAAGVPVISTNAGGLPEINVHGKTGYLANVGDVDTMGRYAIELLSDTEKLQQFKQNAAAHARLFDIDRIVPQYEALYNRFLGASFNSAGMKNPAGVRG, from the coding sequence ATGCGTATTGGTATTGTTTGTTATCCTACGTTCGGTGGTAGTGGCGTTTTGGCAACAGAATTGGGAAAGGCCCTGGCAGATAAAGACCACCAGGTACATTTTATTACCTATCAGCAACCAGTGAGATTGAGTGAGTTCCATGCCAATATATTCTACCATGAGGTGAGGGTGCCGCATTATCCCTTATTTGATTATCCGCCGTATGAAACAGCCCTGGCCAGTACTATGGTGGATGTGATCGTGAACAGCAATATTGACCTGCTGCATGTGCACTACGCTATTCCGCACGCCTCTGCTGCTTATATGGCCAAAATGATCCTGGAAAAACAGGGCAAACGAATACCTGTCATTACCACCCTGCATGGTACAGATATTACCCTGGTAGGCAAGGACAAGACGTTTGCGCCGGTGGTTACCTTTTCCATTAATGAAAGTGATGCCATTACAGCCGTATCCAATAACCTGCGGGATGAAACTTATAAGAATTTCCAGATAGAGAAAGAAATAGAAGTGATCCAGAATTTTGTGGATGTAAAGCGGTTCAATAAAAAACCGATCGATGCTTTTCGTCGGGTAATAGCACCCAATGGGGAGAAAATATTACTCCATGCTTCCAACTTCAGGAAGCTCAAACGGGTACAGGATGTGGTGATGATATTTGCAGAAACAGTAAAGAAGGTACCCAGTAAACTATTGTTTGTAGGCGATGGCCCCGAGCGTCCTGCTGCCGAAAGCCTGTGCCGTGAGCTGGGCATCTGCGATGAAACCCGCTTTGTAGGCAAACAGGAGCAGATGGAAGATATATTAGCCATTGCCGATCTTTTCCTGCTGACTTCCGATTATGAAAGCTTTGGCCTGGCAGCCCTGGAAGCTATGGCAGCCGGCGTACCGGTAATCTCTACCAATGCAGGTGGTCTGCCCGAAATTAATGTGCATGGAAAAACTGGCTACCTGGCCAATGTGGGAGACGTGGATACCATGGGCCGGTATGCTATTGAACTGTTGTCAGATACGGAGAAGCTGCAGCAGTTTAAGCAAAATGCAGCGGCCCATGCCCGCCTGTTTGATATTGACAGGATTGTACCCCAATATGAGGCATTGTATAACAGGTTCCTCGGCGCTTCATTTAATAGTGCCGGCATGAAAAACCCCGCTGGTGTGCGGGGTTAA